A stretch of Verrucomicrobiia bacterium DNA encodes these proteins:
- a CDS encoding immunoglobulin domain-containing protein: MKFHAPTLISAAALAAAAQMVSAQEITPKWYQHINGSFGVAEADLLPILKKQTGLGPESDTTDGTSLLDSYGTLIRYDSARLLLGIRENGINETDPSISPADAALAEAYPDRSLIWIDAESGKPLGIAWRESLTAAADIGIDVTSPDHGAMSNAINQFWRVALDEGPEGQRALYSTFKHIILRYAPRDGGGWETTPTVAYEEQVSGVGDELTVGDGANAFRFREIHVKGSGANTVILAGGGTWRAGQHPQVFKTTDGLNFSPVGRVDNRDNGARRNDYALGGLTSFPIDLPSNYGGSSSQGISVVYAGHYPGTGWEARPNRYTSNPLNPSPSPAYNNQPNVAIYLRNESAFGGLPAFSWEAAGKDGRPINHEVDGVERYDGNWNMALAADAALDYIVAFSSPSWNNQFGEIKKPGWIGIHRHDGSIASGNSSFKLDFTEVDEEPNTASYLYDGWVDVYPDATAPANLDKSEVLVAFGTAGFGVFTVENVAASLVSSPGNQTVAAGTDVTLAANVTGSPNHFQWYKDGEPIQAAPQYQGTTRKVALTILGATAKDAGVYQLRWTNPISGAGQTTEATLGVTGQALRLTAVQIQPEVLPIVIPEGSVTATGADAFTIEGPGLVAFPSASNPVQPGDIQEFAYESITGDFDKIVKITSITSGPVTDPVDALASGGLQARATLDPLSPSFLINASNPAGEVPAGGNQVTVRGRAIEGQNYTAYGRSYPGVDETLPNQWLRLRRVGDWFAAYVGTDGVNWALVGQRYQQWPATLLVGAYAFSASYVDDPDFGPSGGENLASVQFSNYGDAVVTDVTPPRLVSAGTGDKKLVGVKFSEPVKAASAVLPINYKLSQGTITAVRMGIGGDSVYLTVDGLTADSFTVTVLGGVTDTAGNPIAANSEVTARASNWASADIGLIQDPENRPTPGDDPYRVGQAVAVSSGDTETEIEIVGGGSNAWNPGDYVHYVSNATPLVGDFDVMVEVSRNDRPANTAAWANSGLMLRESVYLPGQEFTPGGTLVPMVANTTYIENAAPNRAGIPLWREEEGGGYGNGNAGFGWTTPINGIKGYYLEQRAVDAAGTPDPESSPMSSRWLRVTRSSAGFMFYVSYDGTVWEALDPEPADLPLGNQLLFGFSSMNDTGSAAPPGNAYAGNGMEGTDLEGNQNASNYSVQRIRIGTNVAPRSDAVVPTITLITSETGVQILYTGTLEAAETLGGAFTAVPGASSPYTVPPGTSQIFYRASN, from the coding sequence ATGAAATTCCACGCACCAACCTTAATCTCCGCTGCGGCCCTGGCTGCGGCGGCTCAAATGGTCTCCGCACAGGAGATCACGCCGAAATGGTACCAACACATCAACGGCAGCTTCGGGGTCGCTGAAGCGGACCTGCTGCCGATCCTGAAGAAGCAGACCGGTCTCGGCCCGGAATCGGACACCACCGACGGGACGTCCCTGCTGGACAGCTACGGAACCCTCATCCGTTATGACAGCGCCCGTCTCCTACTGGGAATTCGTGAGAACGGGATCAATGAAACGGATCCCAGCATCTCCCCTGCGGATGCTGCACTGGCGGAGGCCTATCCCGATCGGTCGCTGATCTGGATTGATGCGGAAAGCGGCAAGCCGCTCGGCATTGCCTGGAGGGAATCGCTCACCGCTGCGGCGGACATCGGTATTGACGTCACTTCTCCGGACCACGGTGCGATGAGCAATGCCATCAACCAATTCTGGCGTGTCGCGCTTGATGAGGGTCCCGAGGGCCAGCGCGCCCTGTACAGCACTTTCAAGCACATCATCCTGCGCTATGCACCCAGGGATGGCGGCGGCTGGGAGACCACGCCGACGGTGGCCTACGAGGAGCAGGTTTCCGGCGTGGGCGATGAGTTGACTGTGGGCGACGGTGCCAACGCATTTCGCTTCCGCGAAATCCATGTCAAAGGCTCCGGCGCGAACACGGTGATTCTCGCTGGTGGCGGCACCTGGCGGGCGGGACAGCATCCGCAGGTTTTCAAGACCACCGACGGGCTGAACTTTTCCCCGGTGGGCCGTGTGGATAATCGTGATAACGGTGCGCGTCGCAATGACTACGCCCTGGGCGGTTTGACGTCCTTCCCCATTGATCTGCCGAGCAACTACGGCGGCAGTTCAAGCCAGGGGATTTCCGTCGTCTACGCGGGTCACTATCCGGGAACCGGATGGGAGGCGCGTCCGAACCGCTACACGTCCAATCCGTTGAACCCGTCGCCAAGCCCGGCCTACAACAATCAGCCCAACGTCGCGATATACCTTCGCAACGAGTCGGCGTTTGGTGGCCTGCCGGCGTTCAGTTGGGAGGCGGCCGGCAAGGACGGTCGGCCAATCAATCATGAAGTGGACGGGGTGGAGCGGTATGACGGCAACTGGAACATGGCGCTCGCGGCCGATGCCGCCCTCGACTATATCGTCGCCTTCTCAAGCCCGAGCTGGAACAACCAGTTCGGTGAGATCAAGAAGCCGGGCTGGATCGGTATTCACCGGCATGATGGGTCCATCGCCAGTGGCAACAGCTCCTTCAAGCTGGACTTCACCGAGGTGGATGAAGAACCGAACACCGCGTCGTACTTGTACGATGGGTGGGTGGATGTCTATCCGGATGCCACCGCTCCGGCAAATCTCGACAAATCCGAGGTGCTCGTAGCCTTCGGCACCGCCGGGTTCGGCGTGTTCACCGTCGAGAATGTGGCGGCATCGCTGGTCTCCAGCCCGGGCAATCAGACTGTGGCGGCCGGAACCGATGTGACGCTGGCGGCGAACGTCACCGGCAGCCCGAACCACTTCCAGTGGTACAAGGACGGCGAGCCGATCCAAGCCGCTCCCCAGTATCAGGGGACAACCCGCAAGGTCGCCCTGACGATTCTGGGCGCGACCGCCAAGGATGCCGGAGTGTACCAGTTGCGTTGGACGAATCCGATCTCGGGCGCGGGTCAAACCACGGAAGCGACGCTCGGCGTCACCGGACAGGCACTGCGCCTAACGGCAGTGCAGATCCAGCCGGAAGTTCTGCCCATCGTCATTCCCGAAGGATCCGTTACCGCCACCGGTGCTGATGCCTTCACCATTGAGGGTCCGGGCCTTGTGGCGTTCCCTTCGGCAAGCAATCCCGTCCAGCCAGGCGACATCCAGGAGTTCGCCTACGAGTCCATCACCGGCGACTTCGACAAGATCGTGAAGATCACGAGCATCACCAGTGGACCGGTCACCGACCCTGTGGATGCCCTCGCCAGCGGCGGTCTGCAGGCCCGGGCCACCCTCGACCCGCTGAGTCCGTCCTTCCTGATCAATGCATCGAACCCCGCAGGTGAGGTTCCTGCCGGTGGCAATCAGGTGACGGTTCGGGGCCGAGCCATCGAGGGGCAAAACTACACGGCTTATGGCCGGAGCTATCCGGGAGTTGACGAGACGCTCCCGAATCAGTGGCTGCGCCTGCGTCGCGTGGGCGACTGGTTTGCGGCTTACGTCGGCACCGACGGCGTCAACTGGGCCCTTGTGGGCCAGCGTTACCAGCAATGGCCGGCGACACTCCTGGTCGGCGCCTATGCGTTCTCGGCGAGCTACGTGGACGATCCTGATTTCGGACCGTCCGGTGGTGAGAATCTCGCCTCGGTTCAATTCTCAAACTACGGCGATGCCGTGGTGACCGACGTCACCCCGCCGCGCCTCGTTTCCGCGGGCACCGGCGACAAGAAGCTCGTCGGCGTGAAGTTCTCCGAGCCGGTGAAGGCGGCCTCCGCGGTGCTTCCCATCAACTACAAGCTCAGCCAGGGCACGATCACCGCGGTCCGCATGGGCATCGGCGGCGACTCGGTGTATCTGACGGTGGATGGCCTGACGGCCGATTCGTTCACGGTGACGGTGCTTGGAGGCGTCACGGACACGGCGGGCAATCCGATTGCTGCCAATTCCGAGGTGACGGCCAGGGCGTCGAACTGGGCGTCTGCGGATATCGGCCTCATCCAGGACCCCGAGAACCGTCCGACCCCGGGGGATGACCCGTACCGGGTCGGGCAGGCAGTTGCGGTGTCGTCGGGTGACACCGAGACGGAGATCGAAATTGTGGGCGGCGGATCGAATGCCTGGAATCCTGGCGACTACGTTCACTACGTCAGCAACGCCACGCCGCTGGTGGGTGACTTTGACGTCATGGTCGAGGTCAGCCGCAATGATCGCCCTGCAAACACCGCGGCCTGGGCCAACTCGGGCCTGATGCTCCGTGAGTCGGTGTATCTGCCCGGGCAGGAGTTCACTCCCGGCGGCACCCTGGTCCCAATGGTCGCCAACACGACCTACATCGAGAACGCCGCTCCCAACCGCGCGGGCATCCCCCTCTGGCGTGAGGAGGAAGGTGGCGGTTACGGCAACGGCAATGCCGGGTTCGGCTGGACCACGCCGATCAATGGCATCAAGGGATACTATCTGGAACAGCGGGCGGTGGATGCTGCCGGCACACCGGATCCGGAAAGCTCCCCCATGTCGTCTCGCTGGCTGCGGGTGACCCGAAGCAGCGCGGGCTTCATGTTCTACGTATCCTACGACGGCACGGTGTGGGAAGCGTTGGATCCTGAGCCGGCAGATCTGCCGCTGGGCAACCAGTTGCTGTTCGGATTCTCGTCCATGAATGACACCGGCTCCGCGGCGCCTCCGGGCAATGCCTACGCCGGCAACGGGATGGAGGGCACGGACCTCGAGGGCAACCAGAACGCGTCCAACTACTCCGTCCAGCGGATCCGCATCGGCACCAACGTGGCGCCGCGGTCGGATGCCGTCGTCCCGACGATCACGCTCATCACCTCCGAGACCGGGGTTCAGATCCTGTACACGGGCACTCTGGAGGCGGCCGAGACGCTTGGAGGCGCCTTCACGGCGGTACCGGGTGCTTCCAGCCCGTACACGGTGCCTCCTGGCACATCGCAGATCTTCTATCGCGCCTCGAACTGA
- a CDS encoding VCBS repeat-containing protein, with protein MTIRLWLLCTGAAWLATKLLAADMGSAAAHPATKHGAGFAVLPPEATGIRFVNRLTPMQIATNRLLEDGAGVALGDVDGDGWCDVYLCGLGSDNVLYRNRGGWRFEDITAAAGVGCPGQFSTGAVLVDVDGDGDLDLLVNSLGGGTRLWMNDGRGRFTESRNSGLQTRGGSHSLALADVDGDGDLDLYVTNYRADTAKDSPVRVRIRQGTSGWEVPPEHREQFRVERSASGGMALLEMGEADVLYLNDGRGRFTAVSWTDGLFLDEEGHPLVEIPKDWGLSAQFRDLNGDGLPDLYVCNDYFTPDRIWINQGGGVFRALPLRSLRKTSWASMAVDVADVNRDGVDDIFVAEMRSRIPLRRQVQHSLLEIDPLPSWGWGWTPGMPEVRVQVMRNTLALGRGDGTYAEAAFLAGVSASEWSWGCLFLDVDLDGYEDLLIANGHSRDLANSDSLAALDRRPPARDALDRLESLTLFPALATANVAYRNVGGEGFEEVGG; from the coding sequence ATGACGATCAGGCTGTGGCTGCTGTGCACAGGGGCGGCCTGGCTTGCGACGAAACTCTTGGCCGCGGATATGGGATCGGCGGCAGCGCATCCCGCCACGAAGCACGGTGCCGGATTCGCGGTCCTGCCACCTGAAGCCACCGGAATCCGCTTTGTGAACCGGCTGACCCCGATGCAGATCGCGACCAACCGGTTGCTGGAGGACGGCGCCGGGGTGGCCCTGGGCGACGTGGACGGCGACGGATGGTGCGACGTGTATCTGTGCGGGCTCGGTTCGGACAACGTCCTGTACCGCAATCGCGGCGGCTGGCGGTTCGAGGACATCACGGCGGCTGCCGGTGTGGGTTGCCCGGGCCAGTTTTCGACGGGAGCTGTGTTGGTGGATGTGGACGGTGATGGCGACCTTGATCTGCTGGTGAATTCCCTGGGGGGCGGCACCCGGCTGTGGATGAACGACGGGCGGGGGCGGTTCACCGAGTCGCGGAATTCAGGACTTCAGACACGCGGTGGCAGCCATTCACTGGCGCTGGCCGACGTGGACGGCGATGGAGACCTGGACCTGTACGTCACAAACTATCGGGCCGACACCGCCAAGGACTCGCCGGTCCGGGTGCGGATTCGTCAGGGCACGAGTGGCTGGGAGGTGCCGCCGGAGCATCGGGAACAGTTTCGGGTGGAGCGAAGCGCCTCCGGCGGCATGGCACTTTTGGAGATGGGGGAGGCGGATGTGCTCTACCTCAACGACGGGCGTGGGCGTTTCACCGCAGTTTCCTGGACGGACGGGCTGTTTTTGGATGAAGAAGGTCATCCGCTCGTCGAGATCCCAAAGGACTGGGGATTGTCGGCACAATTTCGGGACCTGAACGGCGACGGTCTGCCGGACCTGTACGTCTGCAACGACTACTTCACGCCGGATCGCATCTGGATCAACCAGGGCGGCGGCGTATTTCGGGCGCTGCCCCTGCGGTCGTTACGCAAGACGAGCTGGGCCTCCATGGCGGTGGATGTCGCGGACGTCAACCGGGATGGCGTGGACGATATTTTTGTCGCCGAAATGCGAAGCCGCATTCCGTTGAGGCGTCAGGTGCAGCACAGCCTGCTGGAGATTGATCCGCTCCCGTCATGGGGCTGGGGATGGACCCCGGGGATGCCCGAAGTGCGGGTTCAGGTGATGCGGAACACGCTCGCCCTGGGGCGGGGGGATGGAACCTACGCGGAGGCTGCGTTTCTGGCGGGCGTGAGTGCCTCGGAATGGAGCTGGGGGTGTCTGTTTCTCGATGTGGATCTCGATGGCTATGAGGATTTGCTGATCGCAAACGGGCATTCCAGGGATCTGGCGAACTCCGACTCCCTGGCGGCGCTGGACCGGCGTCCGCCGGCCCGTGATGCCCTTGATCGGCTGGAGTCCCTCACCCTGTTTCCCGCGCTGGCGACGGCGAACGTGGCGTATCGGAATGTGGGTGGGGAGGGGTTTGAGGAGGTTGGGGGGA